The sequence GTCATTATCATCCAAGTATTTTAAAAAAACTCAACTGATGGGGAAATATCACAGAATACTCTCTCGCTAGTTTTCGACGacactgaaaaatttaaaattttcaagtcaatttGTTCAGTGTTGGACTCGATAAGGATTTTCCCTAGTACTTGGATTAAAACATTTGACTGATTCTGTGATAGTTACTAATTTTACATAAtaattgcttgaaaaaaaattattcaaaatgttgtgcccttttcaaaagacagactagatcaatttttgaaaatcaaattgtgCAAAGTTACATTTTGGGACAAAATTTACATATCCAGAAGgttttattcaaattcaattGTAAACCATTTTTTCGCTAAAAAATTACCAATGGCGTCATTAATTCCACTCGTTCGGTGCCGTTTTGCACTAAAATTTGATCAATGAAatggttttgtaaagtttgcacTGTTATTTGTTAATTTCTGTTGGTATTGATTTACACGCTTGCTGGTCGGAAAAAAACCGGATGCAAAATAGTAACCCATGAATTACACCGAAAAAATCCAATTACGATGAAATCAAATAATCGATGAATCGATTCGTTGATTTCTTAAGAACGAAAACCGCTGATAATTattacgaaaacaatttatatttttcaagttGATTGATCAATCGATATTCTAACTTCAACTTTCTACATTCATTTACAGATTGTCATCGAATCGAATATCGGAAATGCTAACTATTTAATACTGCACCTCCAGCTGTGCTCGTGCTAGTTCTCACAGGACGATCAGAGTGTAAAGGCCCATTCACGCACGCCTCTAGGCAAGCATAGTTTCGAATACAAAAACCGCACCGAACCAAACTGCTCTGCGTGTGTGTGGCTGCCGGAGTGATTGGATGTCATGAATCCGGACGAATATGAGCAACTGCCGACGACGAGCGTAGCTACGAATATGACGGCCGGTGCGATAGCCGGTGTCATGGAGCACTGCGTGATGTACCCGCTGGACTCGGTGAAGACACGCATGCAATCGCTAACGCACATGCATGCACACGACACAATCGTGTCGACCATGCGTGACATGGTCCGGGCGGAAGGTTTGCTACGACCGTTTCGTGGTGTAATGGCCGTTGTTGCCGGGGCGGGCCCCGCACACGCCCTATACTTCGGAGCGTACGAGTACTCCAAAGAAATGATTGGACGATTCTCGGAGCAACATCAGGTTAACTACATGATTTCGGCGGCGATGGCTACACTGATCCACGATGCCATTTCCAATCCGGCCGACGTGGTGAAACAAAGGTTACAAATGTACAACTCTCCCTACAGATCGATCCTTCATTGTGCACGTGTCGTTTATCAGACCGAAGGCTTGAGAGCGTTCTATCGATCTTACTCAACACAGCTTGTGATGAATATTCCCTATTCTGCAATACAGTTTCCAACCTACGAATTCCTCCAGAAAAGGCTCAACAAAGACAATAGCTACAATCCACCGGTGCATATGATTGCGGGTGGTGCAGCAGGTGCAGTTGCTTCAGCCCTCACTACACCATTGGACGTTTGTAAAACGCTGCTGAATACGCAAGAGGATGGTGCTGGTAAGACCAGAGGTCTCTTGCAGGCCGCCAAAAAAATCTATCGTACAGCTGGTCCGATCGGTTTCTTCAAAGGGCTACAAGCCAGAGTTCTGTACCAGATGCCGGCAACAGCTATCTGTTGGTCCACATACGAATTCTTCAAGTATATTCTGACGCAAGATAGCCGTATCCCTTCCAGGACTGGAAGTTCGTCGGACGTTGTATCTGGGACGGAACTAGTCAAGGATGAGAAAAAATTGTCCGATTTGAGATACGTGTTACC comes from Malaya genurostris strain Urasoe2022 chromosome 3, Malgen_1.1, whole genome shotgun sequence and encodes:
- the LOC131435126 gene encoding mitoferrin: MNPDEYEQLPTTSVATNMTAGAIAGVMEHCVMYPLDSVKTRMQSLTHMHAHDTIVSTMRDMVRAEGLLRPFRGVMAVVAGAGPAHALYFGAYEYSKEMIGRFSEQHQVNYMISAAMATLIHDAISNPADVVKQRLQMYNSPYRSILHCARVVYQTEGLRAFYRSYSTQLVMNIPYSAIQFPTYEFLQKRLNKDNSYNPPVHMIAGGAAGAVASALTTPLDVCKTLLNTQEDGAGKTRGLLQAAKKIYRTAGPIGFFKGLQARVLYQMPATAICWSTYEFFKYILTQDSRIPSRTGSSSDVVSGTELVKDEKKLSDLRYVLPVSSASAEASANSLIVRSGTTSGGERDCGRRELPAMSGAGIYGAMSYNTMHSNDANHITDHQLRRSN